Proteins encoded in a region of the Geobacillus genomosp. 3 genome:
- a CDS encoding glycosyltransferase family 2 protein has translation MAPERKKDFISVVIPCYNASRYIEDCLNGLIKQTYRQFEAIIVDDGSGDGSEEAVKRWMNEHSPFFPIVYLKLPRNVGFAGALTVGYFLSQGEYIAVHDADDISHPERFEKQLSFLHRHPHIALVGTNYAAFPDGHFEQKTPANWLAYGRDIRRVYAEGKHCICHGTIMFRGGVFDQLGGPTRRIHGAEDYEFIVKFLNAKLEVENLPDILYYYRSHPQQRSRQFYKKGGS, from the coding sequence ATGGCGCCAGAGCGAAAAAAAGACTTCATCAGCGTCGTCATTCCGTGTTATAACGCATCGCGTTATATAGAAGACTGCCTAAATGGGCTAATCAAGCAAACGTATCGCCAGTTTGAGGCGATTATTGTCGACGATGGATCGGGCGATGGAAGCGAAGAAGCGGTGAAACGATGGATGAACGAACATTCCCCATTTTTCCCTATCGTTTATCTGAAGCTCCCGCGCAACGTCGGATTTGCCGGCGCGTTAACGGTCGGTTATTTTTTAAGCCAAGGCGAGTATATCGCCGTCCACGATGCTGATGACATTTCCCATCCTGAACGGTTTGAAAAACAACTTTCCTTTTTACACCGGCACCCGCACATCGCCTTAGTCGGCACGAATTACGCCGCCTTTCCCGACGGCCATTTCGAGCAAAAGACGCCCGCCAACTGGCTCGCGTACGGGCGCGACATCCGCCGCGTCTATGCGGAAGGAAAACATTGCATTTGCCATGGCACGATCATGTTTCGCGGCGGAGTGTTTGACCAACTCGGCGGGCCGACAAGGCGGATTCACGGGGCAGAAGATTATGAATTTATCGTCAAATTTTTAAACGCCAAGCTGGAAGTGGAAAATTTGCCTGACATTTTGTACTACTACCGCAGCCATCCGCAACAGCGCTCGCGCCAGTTTTATAAGAAGGGAGGGAGCTGA
- a CDS encoding glycosyltransferase produces MRVLLVLDGLDFGGTETHAFSLAKEMAARGVHVAVAARGGALANRFGEVGCPLHLIGFPTAIDIDEQRKQQLIEQLEAVMKKENISIVHAHQTPSGILAALAARRRGIPVVFTAHGTYYPPAELEEMLRLASAAIAVSPPVERHIAPLISKRVLIPNGVDMNEFAPRGCGGRQALGIPDDALVIVYSSRLAWAKAGICFMFLKACKDLKRLFPNLHAVVVGDGPRFSDAQNLVRLIHQTCRESFLHLVGEQRDMAFYYSLADAVVGTGRVALEAMACGKPVLAAGNHGYFGIVEPSHYAEAWECYFGDHGSRQGCSRYLLSQDLKRLLSSSSDREQLGQAGREWVRQQFYIKTCVDQVLDVYASLLKGES; encoded by the coding sequence ATGCGCGTACTTCTCGTGCTTGATGGCCTTGACTTCGGCGGGACGGAAACGCACGCCTTCAGCTTGGCGAAGGAAATGGCAGCCCGCGGTGTTCATGTTGCTGTCGCCGCCCGCGGCGGGGCGCTGGCCAACCGCTTCGGGGAAGTGGGCTGTCCGCTGCACCTTATCGGTTTTCCAACGGCGATCGATATAGATGAACAACGGAAACAACAGCTGATTGAGCAACTTGAAGCGGTGATGAAGAAGGAAAACATCTCGATCGTTCACGCCCATCAAACCCCATCCGGCATCCTCGCCGCATTAGCGGCGCGCCGCCGCGGCATTCCGGTCGTCTTTACCGCCCATGGCACGTACTACCCGCCCGCCGAGCTGGAAGAAATGCTTCGTCTTGCCTCCGCCGCAATTGCTGTCAGCCCGCCGGTCGAGCGGCATATTGCCCCGCTCATTTCCAAACGGGTTCTCATCCCAAACGGCGTGGATATGAACGAATTTGCCCCGCGCGGCTGCGGAGGGCGGCAGGCGCTCGGCATCCCGGACGACGCTTTGGTCATCGTCTACAGCAGCCGTCTCGCCTGGGCGAAAGCTGGGATTTGTTTCATGTTTTTAAAAGCGTGCAAAGATTTGAAACGGCTGTTTCCGAACTTGCACGCCGTCGTGGTCGGGGACGGCCCGCGTTTTTCCGACGCGCAAAACCTAGTCCGCCTTATCCACCAAACGTGCCGCGAGTCGTTTCTCCATCTCGTTGGCGAACAACGCGATATGGCTTTCTATTACTCGCTTGCTGATGCCGTCGTCGGCACCGGACGCGTCGCTTTAGAAGCCATGGCATGCGGCAAACCGGTGCTCGCCGCCGGCAACCACGGCTACTTCGGCATTGTCGAACCGAGCCATTACGCCGAAGCGTGGGAATGTTACTTCGGCGATCACGGCTCGCGTCAAGGGTGCAGCCGCTATCTTCTTTCTCAAGATTTAAAACGGCTGCTTTCTTCATCGTCTGATCGCGAGCAACTCGGCCAGGCCGGGCGGGAGTGGGTAAGGCAGCAGTTTTATATCAAAACGTGTGTTGATCAAGTGCTTGACGTCTATGCATCCTTATTGAAAGGGGAATCGTGA
- a CDS encoding polysaccharide pyruvyl transferase family protein, producing the protein MMKHVLYIGWLGFHNVGDELLWNLFAAYARQYAPDVRITPSTPTVNWKDISPYDAVVLGGGSLLLPGYMAVLHEAHEAGKPIWIWGSGIDWIGPSATAALLAGANPALGSHFSANDAERFRTVLAAAAFAGIRGPLSEAALQTLGACSSNVRVIGDPGLLLAPPAQAEPPNKEKTIGLNWGTTYNRLFGQNEALVEDTLARAAKMWIANGYRIYLYTVWPNDRPACERLYRKINCPERVTFDRAPYNEQQLLHLLRPFTATVNFKLHANVLSLAAGVPAVMLGYRFKVFDFAASIGLERCVVSTASPQLETDLLETVAFAEDQQHRIIAQYETARRRYVPLLLEPFKRGLFL; encoded by the coding sequence ATGATGAAACATGTGCTGTACATCGGCTGGCTCGGCTTTCACAACGTTGGCGATGAGCTGTTATGGAACCTTTTTGCTGCCTATGCCCGCCAATACGCCCCCGACGTCCGCATCACGCCGTCCACACCTACGGTCAACTGGAAAGACATTAGCCCGTACGACGCTGTTGTGCTCGGCGGCGGGTCGCTGTTGCTGCCGGGGTATATGGCCGTGTTGCATGAGGCGCATGAAGCGGGAAAACCAATATGGATATGGGGAAGCGGCATCGACTGGATCGGCCCGAGCGCGACCGCCGCGTTGCTTGCGGGCGCTAACCCCGCGCTCGGCAGCCATTTCTCCGCCAACGACGCCGAGCGGTTCCGCACCGTCCTCGCCGCGGCCGCCTTCGCCGGCATCCGCGGCCCGCTCAGCGAAGCGGCATTGCAAACGCTAGGCGCCTGCTCTTCAAACGTCCGCGTCATCGGTGATCCCGGGCTGTTGTTAGCGCCGCCTGCCCAAGCTGAACCGCCAAATAAAGAAAAAACGATCGGCCTCAACTGGGGGACGACATACAACCGCCTTTTCGGCCAAAACGAAGCGCTCGTCGAAGACACCCTCGCCCGCGCCGCGAAAATGTGGATCGCCAACGGCTATCGCATTTATTTGTACACCGTCTGGCCGAACGACCGCCCCGCCTGCGAGCGGCTATACCGGAAAATCAACTGCCCCGAGCGCGTCACCTTCGACCGTGCGCCATACAACGAACAACAGCTGCTGCACCTTCTCCGCCCGTTCACCGCCACCGTCAATTTCAAACTCCACGCCAACGTCCTGTCCCTGGCCGCCGGCGTCCCCGCCGTCATGCTCGGCTACCGGTTCAAAGTGTTCGACTTCGCCGCCTCCATCGGCCTTGAGCGTTGCGTCGTTTCGACCGCAAGCCCGCAGCTCGAAACGGATTTGCTTGAAACCGTCGCCTTTGCCGAAGACCAACAACACCGCATCATCGCCCAATACGAAACCGCCCGCCGCCGCTATGTTCCGCTCTTGCTCGAACCGTTCAAACGCGGGCTGTTTCTTTAA
- a CDS encoding N-6 DNA methylase — translation MSRDKALQFIHELENQFNKKEIEAEKGLTVELLKLHTLFFAMENEKYGEKFTNIITREELKNRGGNVKETIQSLYRMLESIEPSLSGVFLNDTFKNIEETTLYKLVVLLERYGLTKTEYQHSEATAVFFETLIKELLASSKGYDFTPDGLSQLMIQALKPTTGSVYDGTAGIANILVDAYRYAKGKGKDITVYGQEINEELYVIGKLNLFVNHILPEQGDMKLGDTIRDPKWLENGRLMQFDYIMMNFPFGLRDWGYEFAINDPYHRFELYDLPSKSQGDYSFILHALASLNQEGKAALIVPFGTLVRGAAERKIRSILLKDDVIESIVSLPNNLFSGTGIQVALLLLNKHKPSHKKGKVQFINAEGDYERTRTQKYLTSKHVQKIIETLEEYENKEKYSRIVAIDEIAENNWDLNPSLYFIHVELDTEFGKIVFNKKKYESEAEKLVQIGDIAEVIRGVNLPTRRQIESADGELFPVIQIRDIENGEIRFETIDEFPIQTRDVQRVTAQPGDILVSSRGTQQKIAIVPEYDGTILVSNMFIIIRLHSTKEVDPVYVKRFLESPIGQYFFEAHQSGSIATVLTPNDIRSIELPLLPIEQQQEMIRQLEEADELIRKAYEERKQKYFDAYQKFGIGAFIRPMTKQGE, via the coding sequence ATGAGCCGCGACAAAGCGTTGCAATTTATTCATGAATTAGAAAATCAATTTAATAAGAAAGAAATTGAAGCGGAAAAAGGATTAACAGTCGAATTATTAAAGCTGCATACTCTGTTTTTTGCCATGGAGAATGAAAAATATGGTGAGAAGTTCACAAACATCATAACAAGGGAAGAACTTAAAAATCGCGGCGGAAATGTAAAAGAGACCATCCAATCTTTATACCGTATGCTTGAAAGTATAGAGCCTTCACTCTCTGGCGTGTTTCTTAACGATACATTCAAGAACATCGAGGAAACCACTCTTTATAAATTAGTGGTTCTTCTTGAACGATATGGATTAACGAAAACGGAGTATCAACATAGCGAGGCTACGGCAGTTTTTTTTGAAACATTAATAAAAGAGCTGCTTGCGTCCTCAAAAGGTTATGACTTCACACCTGATGGTCTGTCACAGCTAATGATTCAGGCATTAAAGCCAACCACGGGATCCGTATATGACGGAACTGCTGGAATTGCAAATATACTGGTTGATGCTTACCGATACGCTAAAGGCAAAGGAAAAGATATTACTGTTTATGGACAAGAGATTAATGAGGAGTTATATGTTATTGGCAAGCTGAATTTGTTTGTCAATCATATCTTGCCAGAACAGGGGGATATGAAATTAGGTGATACCATTCGTGACCCGAAATGGCTTGAAAATGGGCGTCTGATGCAATTTGACTATATTATGATGAATTTCCCATTCGGTTTAAGAGATTGGGGATATGAGTTTGCCATCAATGACCCTTATCATCGATTTGAATTATATGATCTTCCATCTAAATCACAAGGAGATTATTCCTTTATATTACATGCATTGGCGTCTTTAAATCAGGAAGGGAAAGCGGCATTAATCGTTCCTTTTGGAACACTGGTTAGAGGTGCGGCAGAAAGAAAAATTCGCTCCATCTTATTAAAAGACGATGTAATCGAAAGCATTGTTTCCCTTCCAAACAATTTATTTAGCGGAACGGGTATTCAGGTGGCGCTTCTTCTATTGAATAAACATAAACCAAGCCACAAAAAAGGCAAAGTGCAATTCATTAATGCCGAAGGGGATTATGAGCGGACAAGAACACAGAAATATTTGACTTCCAAACATGTCCAGAAAATCATTGAAACGCTCGAGGAATATGAAAACAAAGAAAAATACTCACGCATTGTTGCTATAGATGAAATTGCCGAAAATAATTGGGACTTAAACCCATCCTTATACTTCATTCATGTGGAACTGGACACAGAATTCGGCAAGATCGTCTTTAATAAGAAAAAATACGAAAGCGAAGCGGAAAAACTTGTGCAGATCGGGGATATTGCGGAGGTCATCCGCGGCGTGAATCTTCCAACCCGTAGACAAATCGAAAGTGCAGACGGGGAGTTATTCCCTGTTATTCAAATACGAGATATCGAAAATGGAGAAATACGATTTGAAACCATTGATGAATTTCCGATTCAAACAAGAGATGTACAGCGTGTTACCGCACAGCCGGGGGACATTTTAGTGTCAAGCAGGGGAACCCAACAGAAAATTGCCATTGTTCCGGAATACGACGGAACGATTTTAGTATCGAATATGTTTATTATCATTCGCCTTCATTCTACGAAAGAAGTCGATCCTGTCTACGTCAAACGTTTCTTAGAAAGTCCGATTGGTCAATACTTTTTTGAAGCTCATCAAAGCGGATCCATTGCAACGGTTCTAACTCCAAATGATATTCGTTCCATTGAGTTGCCTTTGCTTCCTATTGAGCAGCAACAGGAGATGATTAGACAACTGGAAGAAGCAGATGAATTAATTCGCAAAGCTTATGAAGAGAGGAAGCAAAAATACTTTGATGCTTATCAAAAGTTTGGCATCGGAGCTTTTATCCGACCAATGACAAAGCAGGGGGAATGA
- the hsdR gene encoding type I restriction-modification system endonuclease: MLHNFRFLEEKWEILARVGETAERNVYQNPNVTISELRKFAETITKYILALEEIREERGTDQQERLRVLFYEQIIPKEIYDLFTVIRLKGNEAVHNPGYGEVNEAKALLHMAFRIAVWFMEVYGDWSFQAPEYIEPTPQASISADELDHVVKSYEEKLAQLKTELEKIRKEQLYISSEEKQKRREFSQRAVANFELTEAETRILIDQQLRDAGWEADSEKLRFSKGARPEKGRNMAIAEWPLKRGYADYALFIGLELVGIIEAKRASKDIPSDIEQAKEYAKLVVRHGDEVIHEPWGDYFVPFLFATNGRPYLKQLEQKSGIWFLDARKSTNHPRPLQGWYTPRGLKKLLEQDIERSEQFLRGEKFGYLKLRPYQVKAIQAVEKALEEKKRSILIAMATGTGKTRMAIGLIYRLLKAKRFHRILFLVDRKALAEQAESAFKESKMESFHTFTEIYSLQSLYDQKPDDETKVHIATVQGMLKRIFYNDRPEDIPPVDQYDCIIVDEAHRGYTLDKEMDEVELQFRDHQDYVSKYRKVLDYFDAVRIGLTATPALHTTEIFGPPVFTYSYREAVVDGYLVDHEPPYQFETVLKKEGITWAKGETVDVYDTVTGTISQEYLEDEVNIDVSQFNTKVITESFNRVIIRELTKYISPDDEGKTLIFAATDDHADLVVRLLKEEFEKLYGEVEDNAVMKITGSIKDPSGAIRRFKNEKYPTIVVTVDLLTTGVDVPAITNLVFLRRVRSRILYEQMLGRATRRCEEIQKDHFKIFDAVGIYESLKPYTSMKPVVTRPNISLTQLVEELEGLEKTEHLQYQKEQMIAKIQRKKRKWSDRQHQDFKVLSGGKTVDEFIDWVKSLQPDELPVQLKEYKSMFRYMDENRYRENKQYISKHEDKLIAVKRGYGNAEKPDDYLQSFGEFIRNNMNKIPALMIVCQRPTELTREELKKLLLELDQKGFSEKKLQAAWREAKNEDIAADIIAFIRQQALGDPLISHEERIKNAMKKIYQMKAWPPVQKKWLERIEKQLLQEYVLHPDPEKAFEYEPFKSHGGFKQLNKIFDGQLDHIVREINYNLYNYHSKKEQA; this comes from the coding sequence ATGTTACACAATTTTCGTTTCTTAGAAGAAAAATGGGAAATTCTCGCCCGTGTTGGGGAAACGGCGGAACGGAATGTATATCAAAATCCAAACGTGACGATTAGTGAGTTGAGAAAATTTGCGGAAACGATTACAAAATATATTTTAGCTTTAGAAGAAATTCGGGAAGAACGGGGAACTGATCAGCAAGAACGTCTAAGAGTTCTGTTTTACGAGCAAATTATCCCGAAAGAAATATATGACTTATTTACGGTTATTCGGTTGAAAGGGAATGAAGCGGTACATAATCCGGGTTATGGAGAAGTAAACGAAGCAAAAGCTTTATTGCATATGGCGTTCCGCATAGCCGTTTGGTTTATGGAAGTGTATGGCGATTGGTCATTCCAAGCTCCAGAGTATATTGAACCGACACCACAAGCATCTATATCAGCGGATGAGTTGGATCATGTCGTCAAGTCATACGAAGAAAAGCTTGCTCAATTGAAAACAGAGCTTGAAAAGATACGGAAAGAACAGCTATATATTAGCAGTGAAGAAAAGCAAAAACGACGTGAATTCTCTCAACGCGCCGTCGCTAACTTTGAATTGACAGAGGCAGAAACCCGTATTCTTATTGACCAACAGTTACGGGATGCTGGATGGGAGGCTGACTCTGAAAAATTACGGTTTTCTAAAGGAGCTCGTCCGGAAAAGGGACGAAACATGGCCATCGCGGAATGGCCTTTAAAACGCGGTTACGCCGATTACGCACTATTTATTGGCCTTGAACTAGTGGGAATCATTGAGGCGAAACGCGCCAGCAAAGATATTCCATCCGACATTGAACAAGCAAAAGAATATGCAAAATTAGTCGTTCGACATGGTGATGAAGTGATCCATGAACCGTGGGGAGATTACTTTGTCCCATTTCTCTTTGCGACAAATGGGCGGCCATATTTAAAACAGCTCGAACAAAAATCAGGCATTTGGTTTTTAGATGCCCGAAAATCGACGAACCATCCACGCCCGCTGCAAGGTTGGTACACTCCTCGCGGGTTAAAAAAATTGTTGGAGCAAGATATCGAACGTTCGGAACAATTTTTGCGTGGTGAAAAATTTGGTTATCTGAAATTAAGACCTTACCAAGTGAAAGCCATTCAAGCCGTTGAAAAAGCACTGGAAGAGAAAAAACGCAGCATTTTAATCGCAATGGCAACCGGAACAGGAAAAACGCGAATGGCGATCGGCCTCATTTACCGATTGCTCAAAGCAAAGCGGTTTCACCGAATTTTATTCCTTGTTGACCGAAAAGCGCTAGCGGAACAAGCGGAAAGTGCTTTTAAAGAAAGCAAGATGGAAAGTTTCCATACGTTCACCGAAATTTATAGCTTACAATCGTTGTACGATCAAAAACCAGATGACGAAACGAAAGTGCATATCGCTACCGTACAAGGGATGCTAAAACGAATTTTTTATAACGACCGCCCGGAAGACATCCCGCCGGTGGATCAATATGACTGCATCATTGTGGACGAAGCCCATCGCGGCTATACGTTAGATAAAGAAATGGATGAGGTGGAACTGCAATTTAGGGATCATCAAGACTATGTCAGCAAATACCGCAAAGTGCTCGATTATTTTGATGCCGTCCGCATCGGGTTGACGGCGACGCCAGCACTCCATACGACGGAGATCTTTGGTCCGCCTGTCTTCACGTATTCTTACCGGGAAGCGGTAGTGGATGGCTATTTAGTCGACCATGAACCCCCGTATCAATTTGAAACGGTGTTGAAAAAAGAAGGGATAACGTGGGCGAAAGGGGAAACGGTCGATGTGTATGACACGGTGACAGGAACGATTTCTCAAGAGTATTTAGAAGACGAAGTCAATATTGATGTGTCTCAGTTTAACACAAAAGTCATTACGGAAAGCTTTAATCGTGTCATCATTCGTGAATTGACGAAATATATTTCTCCGGATGATGAAGGAAAAACGTTAATTTTTGCTGCCACTGATGATCATGCCGACTTAGTCGTTCGCCTTTTAAAAGAAGAGTTCGAAAAACTATACGGTGAAGTCGAAGACAACGCGGTGATGAAAATTACCGGTTCGATTAAAGATCCTTCCGGTGCGATCCGCCGTTTTAAAAACGAAAAATATCCAACAATTGTCGTTACGGTTGATTTGCTGACGACGGGTGTGGACGTGCCGGCGATTACGAATCTTGTTTTCTTACGGCGTGTTCGCTCGCGCATTCTGTATGAACAAATGTTAGGACGCGCGACGAGAAGATGCGAAGAAATCCAAAAAGACCATTTTAAAATTTTTGATGCGGTTGGGATTTATGAATCTTTAAAACCATATACAAGCATGAAGCCGGTCGTGACGCGCCCGAATATTTCACTGACGCAATTAGTCGAAGAATTAGAGGGGCTAGAAAAAACGGAACATCTTCAATATCAAAAAGAACAAATGATTGCCAAAATCCAGCGGAAAAAGCGGAAATGGTCCGATCGGCAGCACCAAGACTTTAAAGTGCTGTCCGGTGGCAAAACGGTCGATGAGTTTATCGATTGGGTAAAAAGCTTGCAGCCGGATGAATTACCTGTACAATTAAAAGAGTACAAGTCGATGTTCCGTTATATGGATGAAAATCGCTACCGGGAAAATAAGCAATATATTTCTAAACATGAGGATAAACTGATTGCGGTAAAACGCGGATACGGAAACGCGGAAAAGCCAGATGACTACTTGCAATCGTTCGGCGAATTTATTCGCAACAATATGAATAAAATCCCGGCTTTAATGATTGTTTGCCAACGACCAACCGAGTTAACAAGAGAAGAACTGAAAAAGCTGCTGCTCGAACTAGACCAAAAAGGCTTTTCCGAGAAAAAACTGCAAGCGGCATGGCGTGAAGCGAAAAACGAAGACATCGCGGCGGACATCATCGCCTTCATTCGCCAGCAAGCGCTAGGCGACCCGCTCATTAGCCATGAAGAACGAATTAAAAACGCCATGAAAAAAATTTACCAAATGAAAGCATGGCCGCCGGTGCAAAAGAAATGGCTCGAACGCATTGAAAAGCAATTACTGCAAGAATATGTTCTTCATCCAGATCCGGAAAAAGCGTTTGAATATGAGCCATTTAAAAGCCACGGAGGCTTTAAACAATTAAATAAAATTTTCGACGGACAATTAGATCACATCGTTCGGGAAATTAATTACAACTTATACAACTATCATTCTAAGAAGGAGCAAGCGTAG
- a CDS encoding type I restriction-modification system subunit M — MNNREIVQKLWNLCNVLRDDGITYHQYVTELTYLLFLKMMKETGQEYIIPEKYRWDSLVEKDGIELKEHYQQLLLDLGKEENELLKQIYTDATSNIREPKNLEKIIQSINELDWYNAKQEGLGDLYEGLLEKNASEVKSGAGQYFTPRVLIDVIVELVNPQPGERCHDPAAGTFGFMIAADRHVREQTDDYFDLSQEEIEFQKYKAFSGVELVRDTHRLAVMNALLHDIHGEILLGDTLSSLGESLKNYDVILTNPPFGTKKGGERATRTDFTFTTSNKQLNFLQHIYRALKPNGKARAAVVVPDNVLFEGGVGADIRRDLMDKCNLHTILRLPTGIFYAQGVKTNVLFFTRGKTDVGNTKEVWVYDLRTNMPSFGKRNPLTKEHFEGFIKAYTAEDRRKVNDERWNVFTRDDIAKKGDTLDIGLIADESLSVYDNLPDPIDSAEEAVEKLELAISLLQDVIAELKAAEHSPRYEPTKNETLKVAEQSGVWER; from the coding sequence ATGAACAACAGAGAAATCGTCCAAAAGCTATGGAATTTATGTAACGTGCTTCGTGATGACGGCATTACTTATCATCAATACGTGACAGAGCTAACGTATTTGTTGTTCTTAAAAATGATGAAAGAAACCGGTCAAGAATATATCATTCCAGAAAAATATCGCTGGGATTCGTTAGTAGAAAAAGACGGGATTGAACTAAAAGAGCATTATCAACAGTTGTTACTTGATTTAGGGAAAGAGGAAAATGAATTATTAAAACAAATTTATACGGACGCGACATCGAATATTAGAGAACCAAAGAACCTAGAAAAAATTATTCAATCGATTAATGAATTAGATTGGTATAACGCAAAGCAAGAAGGTTTAGGCGATTTGTACGAAGGACTGTTAGAAAAGAACGCGAGTGAAGTCAAATCAGGAGCGGGGCAATATTTTACGCCTCGCGTCCTTATTGATGTTATTGTAGAACTTGTGAATCCACAGCCGGGAGAACGTTGTCACGACCCGGCTGCTGGAACGTTCGGTTTTATGATTGCGGCGGACCGTCATGTTCGGGAGCAAACGGATGATTATTTTGATTTGTCACAAGAAGAAATCGAGTTCCAAAAATATAAAGCTTTCTCAGGAGTGGAGCTTGTCAGGGATACGCATCGCTTAGCGGTCATGAATGCGTTGCTGCACGATATTCATGGAGAAATCTTGTTAGGCGATACCCTCTCATCACTTGGTGAAAGTTTGAAAAATTATGATGTGATTTTAACGAATCCGCCGTTTGGAACGAAAAAAGGCGGGGAGCGGGCAACACGAACAGACTTTACCTTTACAACATCAAACAAACAGCTGAATTTCTTGCAACATATTTACAGAGCTTTAAAACCGAATGGAAAAGCACGAGCCGCTGTTGTTGTACCTGACAACGTATTGTTTGAAGGCGGAGTTGGCGCCGACATTCGTCGCGACTTGATGGATAAATGCAACTTGCATACGATTTTACGCTTGCCGACCGGCATTTTCTACGCCCAAGGGGTGAAAACGAACGTCTTATTTTTCACCCGCGGGAAAACAGATGTCGGCAATACGAAAGAAGTATGGGTGTACGATTTACGGACGAACATGCCTTCCTTCGGTAAACGGAATCCGTTGACGAAAGAACATTTTGAAGGATTTATCAAGGCCTACACGGCAGAAGACCGCCGTAAAGTCAACGACGAACGGTGGAACGTCTTCACCCGCGACGACATCGCCAAAAAAGGCGACACGCTCGACATCGGATTGATCGCCGACGAATCGCTGTCCGTCTACGACAATTTGCCCGACCCGATCGACTCCGCCGAAGAAGCGGTGGAAAAGCTGGAGCTTGCCATCTCGCTGCTTCAAGACGTGATCGCTGAATTGAAAGCGGCCGAACACTCGCCCCGCTACGAACCTACGAAAAACGAAACGCTCAAAGTCGCTGAACAATCCGGAGTGTGGGAACGATGA
- a CDS encoding restriction endonuclease subunit S has product MSKAKRPSIEQLLEEALVPKDEQPYEVPGNWVWVRLGAIFEQEKEQIQPTGAEKYIGLEHLLSGGGIVEVGDTQGLKSKKVVFKKGDVLYGKLRPYLNKHTVVDFEGVASTDIIVFRSRYLVLNKLLDIFLGLPYVIKYANENSNGINLPRISPKAMSNLPFPLSPLNEQKRITDKIERLFAKIDEAKRLIEEVKESIERRRAAVLDKAFRGQLGTNDPSEKSILAMSDDLSEKDVIPKEQWPYEVPGNWTWTKLKSCLRRLQYGYTAASSILAEGPKYLRITDIQNDNVDWEAVPYCKIDKKLLGKYQLNKGDIVIARTGATTGKSFLINDVPFCSVFASYLIRLTTNDNLNPYYLWNYLKSSMYWKQITIVKKGIAQPGANARIIGELIVPLPPVSEQKRIAEKLDSLLEKLENEKQLVLAVEEKLDLLKQSILHKAFRGELGTNDPNDEHAVELLKEVLCSSGGQR; this is encoded by the coding sequence ATGAGCAAGGCGAAACGACCATCCATCGAACAACTGCTCGAAGAAGCACTCGTGCCAAAAGACGAACAGCCGTACGAAGTACCGGGGAATTGGGTGTGGGTGAGGTTGGGAGCTATATTTGAACAGGAAAAAGAACAAATTCAGCCAACTGGGGCAGAAAAATATATCGGTTTAGAACATTTACTCAGTGGAGGTGGCATCGTTGAAGTAGGTGATACACAAGGGTTAAAAAGTAAAAAAGTTGTATTTAAAAAAGGGGACGTATTGTATGGTAAGTTACGTCCCTACCTCAACAAACATACAGTTGTGGATTTTGAAGGGGTAGCTTCGACAGATATTATTGTATTCCGAAGCCGATACTTAGTATTAAATAAACTCCTAGACATTTTTCTTGGGTTACCATACGTAATAAAATATGCGAACGAAAATAGCAATGGAATAAATTTACCTAGGATTTCCCCTAAAGCTATGTCAAACCTTCCGTTTCCACTGTCACCGTTAAACGAACAAAAACGCATCACCGACAAAATCGAGCGGCTGTTTGCGAAAATTGACGAGGCGAAGCGGTTGATTGAGGAAGTGAAGGAGTCGATTGAGCGAAGACGGGCGGCGGTTTTGGACAAGGCGTTTCGGGGACAGCTAGGGACAAATGACCCGAGCGAGAAAAGTATATTAGCAATGTCTGACGATCTAAGTGAAAAAGACGTTATTCCAAAAGAACAATGGCCTTATGAGGTGCCGGGGAATTGGACGTGGACCAAGCTAAAATCATGTTTGAGAAGATTGCAATATGGATACACAGCAGCATCGTCGATTTTGGCGGAAGGACCGAAGTATCTGCGTATAACGGATATACAAAATGACAATGTTGATTGGGAAGCAGTCCCATACTGTAAAATAGACAAGAAACTACTAGGGAAATATCAACTGAATAAAGGAGATATCGTTATTGCAAGAACAGGAGCAACTACTGGAAAAAGTTTTTTGATTAATGACGTGCCATTTTGTTCTGTTTTTGCTTCTTATTTAATTCGATTGACGACGAATGATAATTTGAACCCATACTACCTATGGAATTATTTAAAAAGCTCAATGTATTGGAAGCAGATCACTATTGTAAAAAAGGGAATCGCTCAACCGGGAGCCAATGCTCGGATTATCGGAGAGCTTATCGTTCCCCTGCCTCCTGTTTCGGAACAAAAACGCATCGCCGAGAAACTCGACAGCTTATTAGAGAAATTGGAGAATGAAAAACAACTCGTTTTGGCCGTGGAAGAAAAACTTGATTTATTGAAACAATCCATTCTCCACAAAGCCTTCCGCGGGGAACTTGGCACAAATGATCCCAACGACGAACACGCGGTCGAGTTGTTAAAAGAAGTATTGTGTTCATCAGGCGGACAGCGGTGA